The following are encoded together in the Candidatus Methylomirabilis oxygeniifera genome:
- the mxaG gene encoding mxaG (Cytochrome c1 precursor) involved in Methanol dehydrogenase (mxaG2) (Evidence 2b : Function of strongly homologous gene; Product type e : enzyme) gives MTFRNVGSIAVMSIAFLSACGTAGTTAQPVAAPDRTQQPAPPTPAEPAAVGSTSAVQTITAPAVPAGLDGRPIDRTNASTPGSLKNPYANATEEIIAQGRERYLAYGCNGCHGGGGGGGMGPPLSNEVWVYGSDDDTLFRLTAIGSVELQKLGYARKSREGVVAPMLPYGQLIKTEDELWKMIAFIRTTYRGDPSRKNW, from the coding sequence GTGACGTTTCGCAATGTTGGCAGCATCGCCGTAATGAGCATCGCCTTCCTCTCCGCCTGCGGGACCGCCGGCACAACGGCGCAACCGGTCGCCGCGCCGGATCGGACGCAGCAGCCTGCTCCGCCCACGCCGGCCGAACCTGCGGCGGTCGGATCGACATCGGCGGTACAGACGATCACCGCCCCTGCCGTGCCCGCCGGTCTCGACGGTCGGCCCATCGACCGCACCAATGCCAGCACGCCAGGCTCACTCAAGAATCCGTATGCCAATGCGACTGAAGAGATCATCGCGCAGGGCCGTGAACGGTACCTGGCCTATGGCTGCAACGGCTGCCACGGCGGCGGAGGCGGGGGCGGTATGGGGCCACCGTTGTCCAACGAGGTCTGGGTCTACGGCAGCGATGACGACACGCTGTTCCGGTTGACGGCGATCGGGAGCGTCGAGTTGCAAAAGCTTGGGTACGCGCGTAAGAGCCGCGAGGGAGTCGTCGCTCCGATGTTGCCCTATGGTCAACTGATCAAAACTGAGGATGAACTGTGGAAGATGATCGCCTTTATCCGCACCACCTATCGTGGCGATCCGTCGCGCAAGAACTGGTGA
- a CDS encoding Conserved hypothetical protein; putative mxaJ (mxaJ2), involved in methanol dehydrogenase (Evidence 4 : Homologs of previously reported genes of unknown function), with amino-acid sequence MSLLKQCGTVLLACALSVTVAPAFVIADIGHDGGAPSVNVAPASATEGSALLRVCADPGNMPLSNNKGEGFQNKIAEILAQAMGAQLTYYYRPYLERGLTSQTVDADRCDMLMDIPSGEERLLTTKPVYRSTFVLVYRNDKGYAFKGLDDPRLLNDLKVGVFQHSAARQVLQERGLARGNTIVHAVSYDTDVNPERQPSRQIRQVIDGRLDVAAIWGPMAGWYKAVEGAPLTILPMNLMDDATPLEFELSVGMRRGAEELKTRIEQALVREQARIRRTLEEYGVPLVECARCLVSGTLPSHGPYTPPAPVTATSPPAAAPDMTQVALQTDAALAGGGTLDEELHYAILASQPKRADYLIARGADVNGRDAQNQTPLMTAVMHGHEPVVALLLNRKADPNRADNDGWTALMRAVQRDDPTMVRLLAAHGADPEAINRNGMSALTMAALHGKSLAAAALLESGAKVDSAIGTARYTPLMISVFSGTQPVAQALLRYGAQVNARNGGGLTALMIAAASNRPEMVALLLGAGADAALKDAEGRTALALARERDAATVVSLLTGRSAVGSAAKPAAQ; translated from the coding sequence ATGTCGTTGTTGAAGCAGTGCGGAACCGTACTCCTCGCCTGCGCGCTCAGCGTCACGGTCGCGCCTGCGTTTGTAATCGCCGACATCGGGCATGATGGGGGCGCGCCCAGCGTCAACGTTGCGCCTGCCTCTGCAACCGAGGGCAGCGCGTTGCTGCGGGTGTGCGCCGATCCCGGAAATATGCCGCTGTCGAATAATAAGGGAGAAGGCTTCCAGAACAAGATCGCAGAGATCCTCGCGCAGGCGATGGGCGCGCAGCTTACGTATTACTACCGACCGTATCTGGAGCGAGGCCTCACCAGCCAAACCGTGGATGCCGATCGGTGTGACATGCTGATGGATATACCGTCGGGCGAGGAACGTCTGCTGACCACCAAGCCGGTCTATCGCAGTACCTTTGTGCTGGTCTACCGCAACGACAAAGGATACGCCTTCAAGGGTCTGGACGACCCCAGATTACTCAACGACCTCAAGGTCGGCGTCTTCCAGCATTCCGCGGCGCGGCAGGTATTGCAGGAGCGCGGCCTCGCACGCGGCAACACCATTGTGCATGCCGTCAGCTACGATACCGATGTCAACCCCGAACGGCAGCCGTCACGGCAGATCCGACAGGTGATCGACGGCCGACTGGATGTAGCTGCCATCTGGGGGCCGATGGCCGGCTGGTACAAGGCCGTCGAAGGCGCGCCGCTGACGATCCTGCCAATGAACCTCATGGATGATGCCACGCCATTGGAGTTTGAGTTGAGCGTGGGCATGCGGAGGGGCGCCGAGGAGTTGAAGACCAGGATCGAACAGGCACTGGTGCGCGAGCAGGCGCGTATCCGCCGGACATTGGAGGAGTACGGGGTGCCGCTGGTCGAATGCGCGCGGTGTCTGGTGTCGGGCACGCTGCCTTCGCATGGGCCTTACACGCCGCCCGCGCCCGTTACGGCAACGTCCCCACCGGCGGCGGCGCCCGACATGACGCAGGTGGCCTTGCAGACCGACGCCGCGCTGGCCGGCGGCGGGACGCTCGATGAGGAGTTGCACTACGCAATCCTGGCCAGTCAGCCCAAGCGGGCCGACTACCTGATCGCGCGTGGTGCCGATGTTAACGGCCGGGATGCGCAGAACCAGACGCCGCTGATGACGGCGGTCATGCACGGTCACGAACCGGTAGTCGCTCTCTTGCTGAACCGCAAGGCCGATCCGAACAGGGCGGACAACGACGGCTGGACCGCCCTGATGCGCGCCGTCCAGCGCGACGACCCTACCATGGTGCGCCTGCTGGCCGCACATGGCGCCGACCCCGAAGCGATCAATCGGAACGGCATGAGCGCGCTCACCATGGCGGCGCTGCACGGCAAGAGCCTAGCGGCAGCCGCCCTGCTGGAAAGCGGGGCAAAGGTTGACAGTGCGATCGGGACGGCGCGCTACACGCCGCTGATGATTTCGGTGTTCTCCGGCACGCAGCCTGTCGCACAGGCACTGTTGCGATATGGCGCGCAGGTCAACGCCCGTAACGGCGGCGGTCTGACGGCGTTGATGATCGCCGCGGCCTCTAATCGGCCAGAGATGGTTGCGCTGTTGCTCGGCGCAGGCGCGGATGCCGCACTCAAGGACGCAGAGGGGAGGACCGCGCTGGCGCTGGCGCGAGAGCGCGATGCCGCCACTGTCGTCAGCCTGCTCACGGGAAGGTCGGCCGTAGGCAGTGCGGCGAAGCCTGCTGCGCAGTAG